One genomic segment of Centropristis striata isolate RG_2023a ecotype Rhode Island chromosome 11, C.striata_1.0, whole genome shotgun sequence includes these proteins:
- the si:ch1073-184j22.2 gene encoding dual specificity protein phosphatase 18, translating into MSVSQITPTLFLSGADALNAALVSRKGITLIVNATLSHASPAFPGVECVRVPVSDLPSARLGDHFDRVAERIHGNRDGGTLVHCAVGMSRSPALVMAYLMRYRGVTLCQAHRWVQDRRPFVRLNAGFWEQLLQYERRLYGKNTVRVAAAQEPLTQREPPPPLPSRLTLVPRSPLMTRTSMMSRPPAMTPANRRRRGTKIGGV; encoded by the coding sequence ATGTCGGTGTCTCAGATCACGCCAACTCTGTTCCTGAGCGGCGCCGACGCCCTGAATGCGGCGCTGGTGTCTCGGAAGGGAATCACGCTGATCGTGAACGCCACGCTGAGCCACGCCTCCCCGGCCTTCCCAGGCGTGGAGTGTGTGCGCGTCCCGGTGTCCGACCTGCCGAGCGCTCGCCTCGGAGACCACTTTGACCGAGTGGCTGAGCGCATCCACGGGAACCGTGACGGCGGCACGCTGGTGCATTGTGCTGTGGGGATGAGCCGCTCGCCGGCGCTGGTGATGGCGTACCTGATGCGATACCGTGGCGTGACGCTCTGCCAGGCGCACCGCTGGGTGCAGGACCGCCGGCCCTTCGTGCGGCTGAATGCGGGCTTCTGGGAGCAGCTGCTGCAGTATGAGCGCCGGCTCTATGGCAAGAACACCGTCAGAGTGGCCGCTGCCCAGGAGCCGCTGACACAGAGGGAGCCGCCACCACCACTGCCGAGCAGGCTGACGCTGGTTCCCAGGTCGCCTCTGATGACCCGCACCTCGATGATGTCACGACCGCCGGCAATGACGCCGGccaacaggagaagaagaggaaccAAAATTGGTGGCGTCTGA
- the sft2d3 gene encoding vesicle transport protein SFT2C — protein MAELNRQLQEYLAQSKGGGARTISQSSSSTTVDMDNQDPVTGSWFGRWSSPWSGSRSGSPSGSNSSGSSGFSWPWSAEPDPCLPGMSRRQRLVACGVCVSFSALCFGLSALYAPLLLLYARKFALLWSLGSLFAIAAAAVLRGPSRLAAGLPTSPGALLYLCALGGTLYAALSLHSTVLTALGAALQVAVIVGSVVSLLPGGSAGIRFMGGMAASALKRTVTGKTMPI, from the coding sequence ATGGCGGAACTAAACAGACAGCTGCAGGAGTACCTGGCCCAGTCCAAGGGCGGCGGGGCCCGGACCATCTCCCAGTCCAGCTCCAGCACCACGGTAGACATGGACAACCAGGACCCGGTGACGGGGAGCTGGTTCGGGCGGTGGTCGAGCCCGTGGTCCGGGAGCCGCAGCGGCAGTCCGTCCGGCTCAAACTCCAGCGGGAGCAGCGGGTTTTCCTGGCCGTGGTCGGCCGAGCCGGACCCCTGCCTGCCGGGCATGAGCCGCCGGCAGCGGCTGGTGGCCTGCGGGGTCTGCGTGTCGTTCTCGGCGCTGTGCTTCGGACTGTCGGCGCTCTACGccccgctgctgctgctctacgCCCGCAAGTTCGCCCTGCTATGGTCACTTGGGTCGCTGTTCGCCATCGCGGCGGCGGCGGTTCTGCGCGGCCCCAGCCGGCTGGCCGCTGGCCTGCCCACCTCCCCCGGAGCCTTGCTCTACCTCTGCGCACTGGGCGGGACTCTATACGCGGCGCTCAGCCTCCACAGCACCGTGTTGACGGCGCTGGGAGCCGCGCTGCAGGTCGCCGTCATCGTCGGGTCCGTAGTGTCGCTGCTGCCCGGGGGCAGCGCCGGGATCCGCTTCATGGGGGGGATGGCGGCGTCCGCCTTAAAGAGGACCGTCACCGGGAAAACCATGCCGATCTGA